One genomic region from Xylocopa sonorina isolate GNS202 chromosome 8, iyXylSono1_principal, whole genome shotgun sequence encodes:
- the LOC143425952 gene encoding uncharacterized protein LOC143425952 isoform X1, whose amino-acid sequence MAYRDRERGDRRGGGARGGGRFGGRDGGSGGGRFSSTSNRDGNFGSNNFKNRQPGERLRKPRWDMSTLQPFRKDFYEPHPNVTTRSPHIVEAYRSDKEITVKGANVPGPNIYFEEGGFPDYVLSEIRRQGFGEPTAIQAQGWPIALSGRDMVGIAQTGSGKTLAYILPAIVHINHQPRLNRSDGPIALILAPTRELAQQIQQVASDFGVSSQVRNTCIFGGAPKGPQARDLERGVEICIATPGRLIDFLERGTTNLRRCTYLVLDEADRMLDMGFEPQIRKIVEQIRPDRQTLMWSATWPKEVRNLAEEFLTDYIQINIGSLQLAANHNILQIVDVCEEFEKEGKLMKLLEEISNEPENKTIIFVETKRKVDDITRAINRYGWQAIGIHGDKSQQERDYVLNQFRNSRSAILVATDVAARGLDVEDVKFVINLDYPSNSEDYVHRIGRTGRSQRTGTAYAFFTPGNAHKAGDLIQVLEEAKQVVNPKLYELSKNPGIYKRSRYGGRTGGGSGRGSGGRGGSSRGSRGGRDGDRGGRFDRSNGSGGDRASKWNGNNSSMSSHKNCGMGGGSYSSKTFSQNNYGVTSGGGSSGYSQNGGYGGSGGGGSSGSNYRQQNGY is encoded by the exons AT GGCTTACCGTGATCGTGAACGCGGTGATAGAAGGGGTGGAGGTGCACGCGGAGGTGGTCGTTTTGGTGGTCGAGATGGAGGCAGCGGAGGTGGAAGGTTCAGTAGTACTTCCAATAGAGATGGTAATTTTGGAAGCAATAACTTTAAAAATCGACAACCTGGAGAACGTCTTCGGAAGCCACGATGGGACATGAGTACATTGCAACCATTTAGAAAAGATTTCTATGAGCCTCATCCTAATGTTACAACACGAAGTCCGCATATAGTTGAAGCTTATCGTTCAGATAAAGAAATTACTGTGAAAGGAGCCAATGTACCAGGGCCAAATATATACTTTGAGGAAGGTGGTTTTCCAGACTACGTTTTGAGTGAAATTCGTAGGCAAGGTTTTGGTGAACCAACTGCAATTCAAGCGCAAGGTTGGCCTATTGCTTTATCCGGTCGCGATATGGTTGGAATTGCTCAAACTGGCTCAGGAAAGACATTGGCATATATTTTACCGGCGATTGTACATATAAACCATCAACCAAGGTTGAACCGAAGTGATGGCCCTATAGCTCTCATCTTAGCGCCAACGAGAGAACTTGCGCAGCAAATTCAACAAGTTGCGTCAGATTTTGGTGTCTCATCACAAGTAAGAAATACTTGCATCTTTGGTGGAGCTCCGAAAGGTCCCCAAGCACGTGATCTTGAACGCGGTGTTGAAATTTGCATAGCAACACCTGGACGTCTTATCGACTTTTTAGAACGTGGTACAACAAATTTACGTAGATGCACATATCTAGTACTAGATGAAGCTGACAGGATGCTTGACATGGGCTTTGAGCCACAAATTAGGAAAATTGTCGAACAAATCCGACCTGACCGTCAAACTCTTATGTGGTCAGCAACGTGGCCAAAGGAAGTACGCAATCTTGCAGAAGAATTTTTAACAGACTATATACAAATTAACATTGGCTCACTGCAATTggccgcaaatcataatattcttCAAATTGTTGATGTATGCGAAGAATTTGAAAAGGAGGGTAAACTTATGAAACTTTTAGAAGAAATTTCGAATGAACCAGAAAATAAAACTATTATTTTTGTTGAAACAAAAAGAAAAGTAGATGATATAACACGTGCAATTAACAGATATGGATGGCAAGCAATCGGGATCCACGGAGATAAAAGTCAACAGGAAAGAGATTACGTATTGAATC AGTTCCGGAATAGCAGATCTGCCATTCTAGTAGCTACAGATGTTGCAGCAAGAGGATTAG ATGTCGAAGATGTTAAATTTGTGATAAATTTGGATTACCCGTCCAATTCGGAAGACTATGTACACCGGATCGGACGAACAGGACGTTCTCAGCGTACAGGAACAGCTTACGCATTTTTTACACCTGGTAACGCACACAAGGCCGGTGATTTAATTCAAGTTCTTGAAGAAGCGAAACAAGTTGTGAATCCTAAACTGTATGAATTATCGAAGAATCCAGGCATTTATAAAA GAAGTCGTTATGGAGGACGTACCGGGGGTGGTAGTGGACGCGGTTCTGGTGGTCGCGGTGGTAGTTCTCGCGGTTCTCGAGGTGGTCGTGATGGTGATAGAGGTGGTAGATTCGACCGTTCTAATGGCAGTGGAGGAGATCGTGCAAGTAAATGGAATGGAAATAATAGTAGTATGTCTTCCCACAAAAATT GTGGTATGGGAGGAGGCAGTTACAGTAGTAAAACATTTTCTCAAAACAATTATGGTGTAACTTCTGGTGGTGGCTCCAGCGGTTATAGTCAGAACGGTGGATACGGAGGAAGTGGGGGGGGAGGTAGTAGTGGAAGTAACTATAGGCAACAAAATGGTTATTAA
- the LOC143425952 gene encoding uncharacterized protein LOC143425952 isoform X2, with protein MAYRDRERGDRRGGGARGGGRFGGRDGGSGGGRFSSTSNRDGNFGSNNFKNRQPGERLRKPRWDMSTLQPFRKDFYEPHPNVTTRSPHIVEAYRSDKEITVKGANVPGPNIYFEEGGFPDYVLSEIRRQGFGEPTAIQAQGWPIALSGRDMVGIAQTGSGKTLAYILPAIVHINHQPRLNRSDGPIALILAPTRELAQQIQQVASDFGVSSQVRNTCIFGGAPKGPQARDLERGVEICIATPGRLIDFLERGTTNLRRCTYLVLDEADRMLDMGFEPQIRKIVEQIRPDRQTLMWSATWPKEVRNLAEEFLTDYIQINIGSLQLAANHNILQIVDVCEEFEKEGKLMKLLEEISNEPENKTIIFVETKRKVDDITRAINRYGWQAIGIHGDKSQQERDYVLNQFRNSRSAILVATDVAARGLDVEDVKFVINLDYPSNSEDYVHRIGRTGRSQRTGTAYAFFTPGNAHKAGDLIQVLEEAKQVVNPKLYELSKNPGIYKRSRYGGRTGGGSGRGSGGRGGSSRGSRGGRDGDRGGRFDRSNGSGGDRASKWNGNNSSGMGGGSYSSKTFSQNNYGVTSGGGSSGYSQNGGYGGSGGGGSSGSNYRQQNGY; from the exons AT GGCTTACCGTGATCGTGAACGCGGTGATAGAAGGGGTGGAGGTGCACGCGGAGGTGGTCGTTTTGGTGGTCGAGATGGAGGCAGCGGAGGTGGAAGGTTCAGTAGTACTTCCAATAGAGATGGTAATTTTGGAAGCAATAACTTTAAAAATCGACAACCTGGAGAACGTCTTCGGAAGCCACGATGGGACATGAGTACATTGCAACCATTTAGAAAAGATTTCTATGAGCCTCATCCTAATGTTACAACACGAAGTCCGCATATAGTTGAAGCTTATCGTTCAGATAAAGAAATTACTGTGAAAGGAGCCAATGTACCAGGGCCAAATATATACTTTGAGGAAGGTGGTTTTCCAGACTACGTTTTGAGTGAAATTCGTAGGCAAGGTTTTGGTGAACCAACTGCAATTCAAGCGCAAGGTTGGCCTATTGCTTTATCCGGTCGCGATATGGTTGGAATTGCTCAAACTGGCTCAGGAAAGACATTGGCATATATTTTACCGGCGATTGTACATATAAACCATCAACCAAGGTTGAACCGAAGTGATGGCCCTATAGCTCTCATCTTAGCGCCAACGAGAGAACTTGCGCAGCAAATTCAACAAGTTGCGTCAGATTTTGGTGTCTCATCACAAGTAAGAAATACTTGCATCTTTGGTGGAGCTCCGAAAGGTCCCCAAGCACGTGATCTTGAACGCGGTGTTGAAATTTGCATAGCAACACCTGGACGTCTTATCGACTTTTTAGAACGTGGTACAACAAATTTACGTAGATGCACATATCTAGTACTAGATGAAGCTGACAGGATGCTTGACATGGGCTTTGAGCCACAAATTAGGAAAATTGTCGAACAAATCCGACCTGACCGTCAAACTCTTATGTGGTCAGCAACGTGGCCAAAGGAAGTACGCAATCTTGCAGAAGAATTTTTAACAGACTATATACAAATTAACATTGGCTCACTGCAATTggccgcaaatcataatattcttCAAATTGTTGATGTATGCGAAGAATTTGAAAAGGAGGGTAAACTTATGAAACTTTTAGAAGAAATTTCGAATGAACCAGAAAATAAAACTATTATTTTTGTTGAAACAAAAAGAAAAGTAGATGATATAACACGTGCAATTAACAGATATGGATGGCAAGCAATCGGGATCCACGGAGATAAAAGTCAACAGGAAAGAGATTACGTATTGAATC AGTTCCGGAATAGCAGATCTGCCATTCTAGTAGCTACAGATGTTGCAGCAAGAGGATTAG ATGTCGAAGATGTTAAATTTGTGATAAATTTGGATTACCCGTCCAATTCGGAAGACTATGTACACCGGATCGGACGAACAGGACGTTCTCAGCGTACAGGAACAGCTTACGCATTTTTTACACCTGGTAACGCACACAAGGCCGGTGATTTAATTCAAGTTCTTGAAGAAGCGAAACAAGTTGTGAATCCTAAACTGTATGAATTATCGAAGAATCCAGGCATTTATAAAA GAAGTCGTTATGGAGGACGTACCGGGGGTGGTAGTGGACGCGGTTCTGGTGGTCGCGGTGGTAGTTCTCGCGGTTCTCGAGGTGGTCGTGATGGTGATAGAGGTGGTAGATTCGACCGTTCTAATGGCAGTGGAGGAGATCGTGCAAGTAAATGGAATGGAAATAATAGTA GTGGTATGGGAGGAGGCAGTTACAGTAGTAAAACATTTTCTCAAAACAATTATGGTGTAACTTCTGGTGGTGGCTCCAGCGGTTATAGTCAGAACGGTGGATACGGAGGAAGTGGGGGGGGAGGTAGTAGTGGAAGTAACTATAGGCAACAAAATGGTTATTAA